A window of Haloarchaeobius litoreus contains these coding sequences:
- a CDS encoding thiamine ABC transporter substrate-binding protein translates to MRRRAFLSGAGSVGALSLAGCLTQNGGGGEPSGTLTVATYESFVDSPSSSPGGWIKENFEAEYDDVTVEYVTPENGVTNYVQRKQQGASVDADVYVGLNVDDLVTIDATLGDDTRLFAELDRDSVPNASHVRPELEFGDPKSRVLPYDTGYISLVYDEDEVDEPTTFEDLTSPAYEGTLLAQNAQSADSGQAFLLWTINEFGTDGYLDYWRDLQANDVRILGSWWESYSAYLESQRPMVVSYSTDQVFANVDDLPMSRHQIGFLNDQGYANPEGMAVVEGTGNVDLAADFFDFMLRGETQAEIAVRNVQFPAVSDDQVDLDDSFAQYAFRPPEPVSFGYEELDGNLSGWVEEWARTIASN, encoded by the coding sequence ATGAGACGCAGAGCGTTCCTGAGTGGGGCAGGGTCGGTGGGCGCACTCTCGCTCGCCGGCTGCCTGACCCAGAACGGTGGTGGTGGCGAGCCGAGCGGCACGCTGACGGTCGCGACGTACGAGTCCTTCGTCGACTCGCCGTCGTCCAGCCCCGGCGGGTGGATCAAGGAGAACTTCGAGGCGGAGTACGACGACGTGACCGTCGAGTACGTCACGCCCGAGAACGGCGTCACGAACTACGTTCAGCGCAAGCAACAGGGCGCGTCCGTCGACGCCGACGTCTACGTCGGGCTGAACGTCGACGACCTCGTGACCATCGACGCCACACTCGGCGACGACACCCGCCTGTTCGCCGAACTCGACCGCGACTCGGTCCCGAACGCGAGCCACGTCCGCCCCGAGCTGGAGTTCGGCGACCCCAAGAGCCGCGTCCTCCCCTACGACACCGGCTACATCAGCCTCGTGTACGACGAGGACGAGGTCGACGAGCCGACGACGTTCGAGGACCTGACCAGCCCGGCCTACGAGGGCACGCTGCTCGCACAGAACGCCCAGAGCGCCGACTCCGGGCAGGCGTTCCTGCTCTGGACGATCAACGAGTTCGGCACCGACGGCTACCTCGACTACTGGCGCGACCTCCAGGCCAACGACGTTCGCATCCTCGGCAGCTGGTGGGAGTCCTACAGCGCGTACCTCGAGTCCCAGCGGCCGATGGTCGTCTCCTACTCGACCGACCAGGTGTTCGCCAACGTCGACGACCTCCCGATGAGCCGGCACCAGATCGGCTTCCTCAACGACCAGGGCTACGCCAACCCCGAGGGGATGGCCGTCGTCGAGGGCACCGGGAACGTCGACCTCGCCGCGGACTTCTTCGACTTCATGCTCCGGGGCGAGACCCAGGCCGAAATCGCGGTCCGGAACGTCCAGTTCCCCGCCGTGAGCGACGACCAGGTCGACCTCGACGACTCGTTCGCACAGTACGCCTTCCGTCCACCCGAGCCCGTCTCCTTCGGCTACGAGGAGCTCGACGGCAACCTCTCGGGCTGGGTCGAGGAGTGGGCCCGCACCATCGCGAGCAACTGA
- a CDS encoding ABC transporter permease: protein MSRGARDDVAERGPADADRKRTVSTDRTLRGLAVVATVVTALVLLLVLYFPVGLVFAEAFGGARPFDSFVTTLTDPFYTGVLAEVFARPLAVGYHVDNVLSWFGGVSVGLGGVDTPPLRKGLFGFTAYQAALSTLASVAIGLPGAYVLANFEFPGRRTLRSLTIVPFVLPGIMVASGFYAAFGQAGLLNDVLAVVGLGPQQLIETNPLFVVILAHAFYNAPLVTRVATAAWESVDYRAVETARSLGANRRRAFRDVVLPQLTPAIATGALLTFLFTFLTFPIVLAIGGLELATVEVWVYHRLTETLAFEEAATLAVLETVISLGVTYAYLRYESAQRAASPGEGPPRERLFGRARDATPSRLSGPRLAGLLDARRLAITGYAVVVFVLFVGPLAAMVLEGLTDGSGFTLRHYEFLLQRQAAGASFQTKPLPAIRNSLLFAVATVAIAVPMGLVVSVASTGEGRWRSLLETATMLPFAVSGIVFGIGLLRGLVFGISLPGGWRFVLTGAVAIVAAHAVAAYPFVVRNVAPQLAGVDPRLVESARSLGASRVRAFLDIELRLAATGLVAGAAFAFAISIGEFDSTVILASDVAGDTVTYTMPVAVERYLGRRFGPAMAMGTVLLVVTAASFVVVDRLGGRVERG from the coding sequence ATGAGCCGGGGCGCGCGGGACGACGTCGCCGAGCGGGGACCGGCCGACGCCGACCGGAAGCGCACGGTGTCGACCGACCGCACGCTCCGGGGACTCGCCGTCGTCGCGACGGTCGTCACCGCGCTCGTCCTGCTGCTGGTGCTTTACTTCCCGGTCGGCCTGGTGTTCGCCGAAGCGTTCGGCGGTGCCCGCCCGTTCGACTCGTTCGTGACCACCCTCACGGACCCGTTCTACACCGGCGTGCTCGCCGAGGTGTTCGCCCGGCCGCTCGCCGTCGGCTATCACGTCGACAACGTGCTCTCGTGGTTCGGCGGCGTCTCGGTCGGGCTCGGCGGTGTCGACACGCCGCCGCTCCGGAAGGGGCTGTTCGGCTTCACCGCGTATCAGGCCGCGCTGTCGACGCTCGCCAGCGTCGCCATCGGCCTGCCAGGGGCGTACGTCCTGGCGAACTTCGAGTTCCCGGGGCGGCGCACGCTCCGGTCGCTGACCATCGTCCCGTTCGTCCTCCCGGGCATCATGGTCGCGAGCGGCTTCTACGCCGCGTTCGGCCAGGCCGGGCTGCTGAACGACGTGCTCGCAGTCGTCGGACTCGGGCCACAGCAGCTCATCGAGACGAACCCGCTGTTCGTCGTGATCCTCGCCCACGCGTTCTACAACGCGCCGCTGGTCACCCGGGTCGCCACCGCCGCCTGGGAGTCCGTCGACTACCGGGCCGTCGAGACCGCCCGGAGCCTCGGCGCGAACCGCCGCCGTGCCTTCCGCGACGTGGTGCTCCCGCAGCTCACGCCCGCCATCGCGACCGGCGCGCTCCTGACGTTCCTCTTCACGTTCCTCACGTTCCCCATCGTCCTCGCCATCGGCGGCCTCGAGCTGGCGACGGTCGAGGTCTGGGTGTACCACCGGCTCACCGAGACCCTCGCGTTCGAGGAGGCCGCGACGCTCGCGGTGCTGGAGACGGTGATCTCGCTCGGCGTGACCTACGCCTACCTGCGCTACGAGTCCGCACAGCGCGCCGCGAGTCCCGGCGAGGGGCCACCACGCGAGCGGCTGTTCGGCCGCGCACGCGACGCCACCCCCTCCCGGCTCTCCGGCCCCCGTCTCGCGGGCCTGCTCGACGCCCGCCGGCTCGCCATCACGGGCTACGCCGTCGTCGTGTTCGTGCTGTTCGTCGGCCCGCTCGCGGCCATGGTGCTGGAGGGACTCACCGACGGGAGCGGCTTCACGCTCCGGCACTACGAGTTCCTCCTCCAGCGACAGGCCGCGGGCGCGAGCTTCCAGACGAAGCCGCTGCCGGCCATCCGGAACTCGCTGCTGTTCGCGGTCGCGACGGTCGCCATCGCCGTCCCGATGGGGCTCGTCGTCTCCGTGGCGAGCACCGGCGAGGGACGCTGGCGGTCGCTGCTGGAGACGGCGACGATGCTCCCGTTCGCCGTGTCGGGCATCGTCTTCGGCATCGGCCTGCTCCGAGGGCTCGTCTTCGGTATCTCGCTCCCGGGCGGCTGGCGGTTCGTCCTCACCGGCGCGGTCGCCATCGTCGCCGCCCACGCCGTCGCCGCCTACCCGTTCGTCGTGCGCAACGTCGCGCCACAGCTCGCCGGCGTCGACCCCCGCCTCGTCGAGTCCGCCCGGAGCCTCGGTGCGAGCCGGGTGCGGGCGTTCCTCGACATCGAACTCCGGCTGGCCGCGACCGGGCTCGTCGCCGGAGCCGCGTTCGCGTTCGCCATCAGCATCGGCGAGTTCGATTCGACGGTGATTTTGGCGAGCGACGTGGCAGGCGACACGGTGACCTACACGATGCCCGTCGCCGTCGAGCGCTACCTCGGCCGTCGCTTCGGGCCGGCGATGGCTATGGGAACCGTCCTGCTCGTCGTCACCGCCGCCAGCTTCGTCGTGGTCGACCGCCTCGGCGGGAGGGTCGAGCGTGGCTGA
- a CDS encoding ABC transporter ATP-binding protein: MAELTLDGVSVRYGDAVALSDVHLDVADGEFFTLVGPSGCGKTTTLRTIAGFEEPDAGSVRFGGREMTGVPPEGRDVGVVFQNYALFPHMTVAENVGYGLRFHEVDDPDSRVAELLSLVDLDGFEDRDPTELSGGQQQRVSLARALAPEPDVLLLDEPMSALDARLREELRREVKRIQTELGITTVYVTHDQEEALAISDRVAVMHDGRVEQVGTPREVYREPGSRFVASFVGENNLFDGERVADGVRVDGTTFTVDGLDAGSGHTTLCVRPEHLRRDAPENRFSVTVEQSEFLGEATRVHCDWDGRTVVWRTDDGVPERGERVELGFAPEHGRLL; the protein is encoded by the coding sequence GTGGCTGAGCTCACCCTCGATGGCGTCTCGGTGCGCTACGGCGACGCGGTCGCGCTCTCGGACGTGCACCTCGACGTGGCCGACGGCGAGTTCTTCACGCTCGTCGGCCCCTCCGGCTGCGGCAAGACGACGACGCTCCGCACCATCGCCGGCTTCGAGGAACCCGACGCCGGCTCGGTCCGCTTCGGCGGCCGCGAGATGACCGGCGTCCCGCCCGAAGGGCGCGACGTGGGCGTCGTCTTCCAGAACTACGCGCTGTTCCCGCACATGACCGTCGCGGAGAACGTCGGCTACGGGCTTCGGTTCCACGAGGTCGACGACCCCGACAGCCGGGTGGCCGAGCTCCTCTCGCTCGTCGACCTCGACGGCTTCGAGGACCGCGACCCGACCGAGCTGTCCGGCGGCCAGCAACAGCGCGTCTCGCTGGCCCGCGCGCTCGCCCCGGAGCCGGACGTGCTGCTGCTGGACGAGCCCATGAGCGCACTCGACGCCAGGCTCCGCGAGGAGCTCCGGCGCGAGGTGAAGCGCATCCAGACCGAGCTCGGCATCACGACGGTCTACGTCACCCACGACCAGGAGGAGGCGCTCGCCATCTCCGACCGCGTCGCCGTCATGCACGACGGCCGCGTCGAGCAGGTCGGGACGCCCCGCGAGGTGTACCGCGAGCCCGGGAGCCGGTTCGTCGCCTCGTTCGTCGGCGAGAACAACCTGTTCGACGGCGAGCGCGTCGCCGACGGCGTCCGCGTCGACGGCACCACGTTCACCGTCGACGGGCTCGACGCCGGTTCCGGCCACACCACCCTCTGCGTGCGCCCGGAGCACCTCCGCCGGGACGCGCCCGAGAACCGCTTTTCGGTCACCGTCGAGCAGTCGGAGTTCCTCGGCGAGGCGACCCGCGTCCACTGCGACTGGGACGGGCGGACGGTCGTCTGGCGGACCGACGATGGGGTGCCCGAGCGTGGGGAGCGCGTCGAACTGGGCTTCGCTCCGGAGCACGGTCGTCTGCTGTAG
- the ribB gene encoding 3,4-dihydroxy-2-butanone-4-phosphate synthase, whose amino-acid sequence MSGSSEMTRSQHHDGEVDADVPVDADDAVDRAVAAFRAGEPVCIHDAADREGETDIVYPAHGVTPDAVRRMRNDAGGLVCVALPDQVADAFDLPFMQEELDHPLAADHELGYDERSSFSLTVNHRDTFTGIPDDDRALTITKLAEAATDPDGFPFVDEFRAPGHVHLLRAAPGLLDHRLGHTELGIALAEESEVAPAVVVCEMLDDETGGALTPADARAYADREGIPYVEGADLVARLG is encoded by the coding sequence ATGTCCGGGAGCAGTGAGATGACCCGGTCACAGCACCACGACGGCGAGGTCGACGCGGACGTCCCGGTCGACGCCGACGACGCCGTCGACCGCGCCGTCGCGGCCTTCCGCGCCGGCGAACCGGTCTGCATCCACGACGCCGCCGACCGCGAGGGCGAGACGGACATCGTCTACCCCGCCCACGGCGTCACGCCCGACGCCGTCCGCCGGATGCGCAACGACGCCGGCGGCCTCGTCTGCGTCGCCCTGCCCGACCAGGTGGCCGACGCCTTCGACCTGCCGTTCATGCAGGAGGAACTGGACCACCCGCTCGCCGCCGACCACGAGCTCGGCTACGACGAGCGCTCGTCGTTCTCACTGACGGTGAACCACCGCGACACGTTCACCGGCATCCCCGACGACGACCGCGCGCTCACCATCACGAAGCTCGCCGAGGCCGCCACCGACCCCGACGGCTTCCCGTTCGTCGACGAGTTCCGCGCGCCCGGGCACGTCCACCTGCTCCGGGCCGCCCCCGGCCTGCTCGACCATCGCCTCGGCCACACCGAACTCGGCATCGCCCTCGCCGAGGAGAGCGAGGTCGCCCCCGCCGTCGTCGTCTGCGAGATGCTCGACGACGAGACCGGCGGCGCGCTCACGCCCGCCGACGCACGCGCCTACGCCGACCGCGAGGGCATCCCCTACGTCGAGGGGGCCGACCTCGTGGCGCGGCTGGGCTGA
- a CDS encoding CTP-dependent riboflavin kinase: protein MSETASYAVGHDELAVAKLLALDGGIDGELKVSCSGLAGRLDASTQTASRRLQRLEDAGYITRETVSDGQWVQLTDEGERALRAEYEDYRRVFEGTTSVELTGTITSGMGEGRHYISLPGYMRQFEEKLGYEPFLGTLNVDLDDESVRRRTAMSAIEPVHIDGWEDDERTYGPAVCFPATVETVDGTTYENAHTIAPERTHHDEDQLEVIAPEKLRDALDLGDDAEVTVNVREQ from the coding sequence ATGTCAGAGACAGCGTCGTACGCGGTCGGCCACGACGAACTCGCCGTCGCGAAGCTTCTCGCGCTCGATGGCGGCATCGACGGCGAGCTGAAGGTGTCCTGCTCGGGGCTCGCCGGGCGGCTCGACGCATCCACCCAGACCGCCTCCCGACGCCTCCAGCGACTCGAGGACGCCGGCTACATCACCCGCGAGACCGTCAGCGACGGCCAGTGGGTCCAGCTCACCGACGAGGGCGAACGCGCCCTGCGCGCCGAGTACGAGGACTACCGCCGCGTCTTCGAGGGCACGACGAGCGTCGAACTCACCGGGACGATCACCAGCGGGATGGGCGAGGGCCGCCACTACATCTCCCTGCCGGGCTACATGCGCCAGTTCGAGGAGAAGCTCGGCTACGAGCCGTTCCTCGGCACGCTCAACGTCGATCTCGACGACGAGAGCGTCCGCCGGCGCACCGCCATGTCCGCCATCGAGCCGGTCCACATCGACGGCTGGGAGGACGACGAGCGAACGTACGGGCCCGCCGTCTGTTTCCCCGCCACCGTCGAGACCGTCGACGGGACCACCTACGAGAACGCACACACCATCGCCCCCGAGCGCACCCACCACGACGAGGACCAGCTGGAGGTCATCGCGCCCGAGAAGCTCCGCGACGCGCTCGACTTGGGGGACGACGCCGAGGTGACCGTCAATGTCCGGGAGCAGTGA
- a CDS encoding sensor histidine kinase: MSETATLLHVRRPGDSSPSVPRGWTIVTASSAAAANDRLDADVDCVLLEHELGDGRDGLAVLDAIDAHCPVFYRTAEPDGEAASAAAARGAVHYLHGGDDVVERIRAVVDDAPAATGSMVAPVEDPDDQASVLERIDEAYLSFDTDWNFTYINERGAEMLDTTPDDLVGENVWDAFPAATEHTYYEQYTHAVETGEPVSFEEYYEPLELWTSNRAYPTDDGLSVFFHDITERKRYEEMLPGLLQTTHDMMQAESPEAIASQLVAATEELLSLDLSVVRFHEPGTDGLVPVEGTTAISETLGDRPTYAVGEGGPGTVFDAGEPSYRDTVDVEGVSAVLYLPLGEHGTLSAGVAPGEEFGAVERQTAELLAANATTALDRTERRERLELFERVIESVEDMLYVLDADGHFVYVSEPFAEFSGYDREELVGASPAVVVDRETLERSREVVAELRSCDERSRTIQTEVETRDGERRPVEVDIALLPNDDGDDPGTVAVVRDVSALQETRQRLAIENERFRYLFDHIPDALVEFTFEEADPIVESVNPAFERTFGISAGHAVGESVNDLIVPEEYREQAKQLDDAVVHGEVKTKEVERSTSTGLGHFLFRGVSFGAGTNRRGFCIYTDISEQKERESRLEVLHTVLRHNLRTEMNLIEGYAEQLQRRYDDDPALLDAIRREANQVADLSDTARRVERALDRDGDHLGPTDVTRYVDEAAKTARKRFPHADLTVSTPESATAVADRRLVFALSNAIENAVDHNDEQPSVDVTVEATDEGVEIRVADDGPGIPKQERDLVTGERDITQLQHGSGLGLWAINWIVESFGGTLTFETPAEGSVVVLQLRGQ, from the coding sequence GTGTCGGAGACAGCGACGCTACTCCACGTCCGTCGTCCCGGTGACTCCTCGCCGAGTGTCCCACGGGGCTGGACTATCGTCACCGCGTCGTCAGCGGCCGCCGCGAACGACCGACTCGATGCGGACGTCGACTGCGTGCTCCTCGAACACGAACTCGGCGACGGTCGCGACGGGCTCGCCGTCCTCGACGCCATCGACGCCCACTGTCCGGTGTTCTACCGGACCGCGGAGCCGGACGGCGAGGCCGCATCCGCCGCCGCGGCACGGGGCGCGGTCCACTACCTCCACGGCGGCGACGACGTGGTCGAGCGCATCCGGGCCGTCGTGGACGATGCGCCGGCGGCCACCGGGAGCATGGTCGCGCCGGTGGAGGACCCCGACGACCAGGCATCCGTGCTCGAACGCATCGACGAGGCGTACCTCTCGTTCGACACCGACTGGAACTTCACGTACATCAACGAACGCGGTGCCGAAATGCTCGACACCACCCCGGACGACCTCGTCGGCGAGAACGTGTGGGACGCCTTCCCGGCGGCGACCGAGCACACGTACTACGAACAGTACACACACGCCGTGGAAACGGGCGAGCCGGTCTCGTTCGAGGAGTACTACGAGCCACTCGAGCTGTGGACCTCCAACCGGGCGTACCCAACGGACGACGGCCTCTCCGTGTTCTTCCACGACATCACGGAGCGCAAGCGGTACGAGGAGATGCTGCCCGGACTGCTCCAGACGACCCACGACATGATGCAGGCCGAATCGCCCGAAGCGATCGCCAGCCAGCTGGTTGCCGCGACCGAGGAGCTGCTCTCGCTCGACCTCTCGGTCGTCCGCTTCCACGAGCCCGGGACCGACGGGCTCGTCCCCGTCGAGGGGACGACCGCCATCTCCGAGACGCTCGGCGACCGCCCGACCTACGCCGTCGGCGAGGGTGGCCCCGGGACCGTGTTCGACGCCGGTGAGCCGTCCTACCGCGACACGGTCGACGTCGAGGGCGTGTCGGCGGTGCTGTACCTGCCGCTCGGCGAGCACGGCACCCTCTCGGCCGGCGTCGCGCCCGGCGAGGAGTTCGGCGCGGTCGAACGCCAGACCGCAGAGCTGCTGGCGGCGAACGCGACGACCGCACTCGACCGGACCGAACGCCGCGAACGGCTCGAGCTGTTCGAGCGTGTCATCGAGTCGGTCGAGGACATGCTGTACGTCCTCGACGCCGACGGCCACTTCGTCTACGTCAGCGAGCCGTTCGCGGAGTTCAGCGGCTACGACCGCGAGGAGCTCGTCGGCGCGTCGCCCGCCGTGGTCGTCGACCGGGAGACGCTCGAACGCAGTCGGGAGGTCGTCGCGGAGCTCCGCAGCTGTGACGAGCGCTCGCGCACCATCCAGACGGAAGTCGAGACACGTGACGGCGAGCGCCGGCCGGTCGAGGTCGACATCGCCCTCCTACCGAACGACGACGGCGACGACCCCGGCACCGTCGCGGTCGTCCGCGACGTGAGCGCGCTCCAAGAGACGCGACAGCGCCTCGCCATCGAGAACGAACGGTTCCGGTACCTGTTCGACCACATCCCTGACGCACTCGTCGAGTTCACCTTCGAGGAGGCGGACCCCATCGTCGAGAGCGTCAACCCCGCCTTCGAGCGGACGTTCGGCATCAGCGCCGGGCACGCCGTCGGCGAGTCGGTCAACGACCTCATCGTACCGGAGGAGTACCGCGAGCAGGCGAAACAGCTCGACGACGCCGTCGTCCACGGCGAGGTCAAGACGAAGGAGGTCGAGCGCTCGACGAGTACGGGTCTCGGCCACTTCCTCTTCCGGGGCGTCAGCTTCGGGGCCGGCACGAACCGCCGCGGGTTCTGCATCTACACCGATATCAGCGAACAGAAGGAGCGCGAGAGCCGGCTGGAGGTGCTGCATACGGTCCTCCGGCACAACCTCCGCACCGAGATGAACCTCATCGAGGGGTACGCCGAGCAGCTGCAGCGACGGTACGACGACGACCCGGCCCTGCTCGACGCCATCCGGCGGGAGGCCAACCAGGTGGCGGACCTCAGCGACACCGCCCGCCGGGTCGAGCGCGCGCTCGACCGCGACGGCGACCACCTCGGCCCGACGGACGTGACACGGTACGTCGACGAGGCCGCGAAGACGGCCCGGAAACGGTTCCCGCACGCCGACCTCACGGTGTCGACACCCGAGTCGGCGACCGCGGTCGCGGACCGGCGGCTCGTCTTCGCGCTGTCGAACGCCATCGAGAACGCGGTCGACCACAACGACGAGCAGCCCTCGGTCGACGTGACCGTCGAGGCGACCGACGAGGGCGTCGAGATACGCGTCGCCGACGACGGCCCGGGCATCCCGAAACAGGAGCGCGACCTCGTCACGGGCGAGCGCGACATCACCCAGCTCCAGCACGGCAGCGGGCTCGGCCTCTGGGCGATCAACTGGATCGTCGAGAGCTTCGGCGGGACGCTCACGTTCGAGACGCCGGCGGAGGGAAGCGTCGTCGTACTGCAGCTCCGCGGTCAGTAG
- the twy1 gene encoding 4-demethylwyosine synthase TYW1 has protein sequence MSESDGPMQVDDPNYHSVNHTAAQTCGWTKNALTGEGKCYKYAFYGIESHRCMQMTPVVKCNERCVFCWRDHAGHAYELGDVEWDDPAAVADATVELQRELLSGYGGNDEVPREVFEQAMEPRHVAISLDGEPTLYPYLPELIDEFHARDITTFLVSNGTNPEMLARCEPTQLYVSVDAPERHTFDSVVKAVEDDAWERLVDTMDVLAGKAETRTVLRTTLVNGENMRDPDWYAAFYRRAKPDFVELKAYMHVGHSRGRLDRSAMPDHEDVLAFAEDVAAHMPEHDEIKDVPSSRVALLARDADTWVPKLNKDTEFWEQDPLVDY, from the coding sequence ATGAGCGAGTCCGACGGCCCGATGCAGGTCGACGACCCGAACTACCACAGCGTCAACCACACCGCGGCCCAGACCTGCGGCTGGACGAAGAACGCGCTGACGGGCGAGGGGAAGTGCTACAAGTACGCCTTCTACGGCATCGAGTCGCACCGCTGCATGCAGATGACGCCGGTGGTGAAGTGCAACGAGCGCTGTGTGTTCTGCTGGCGGGACCACGCGGGCCACGCCTACGAGCTGGGCGACGTGGAGTGGGACGACCCCGCCGCCGTGGCCGACGCCACCGTGGAGCTCCAGCGCGAACTGCTGTCGGGGTACGGTGGCAACGACGAGGTGCCCCGGGAGGTGTTCGAGCAGGCGATGGAGCCGCGCCACGTCGCCATCAGTCTGGACGGCGAGCCGACGCTGTATCCCTACCTCCCCGAGCTCATCGACGAGTTCCACGCCCGCGACATCACGACGTTCCTGGTCTCGAACGGCACGAACCCGGAGATGCTGGCGCGCTGTGAGCCCACCCAGCTGTACGTCTCGGTGGACGCGCCGGAGCGGCACACGTTCGACAGCGTGGTCAAGGCCGTCGAGGACGACGCGTGGGAGCGCCTCGTCGACACGATGGACGTGCTCGCCGGGAAAGCGGAGACCCGCACCGTGCTGCGGACGACGCTGGTGAACGGCGAGAACATGCGCGACCCGGACTGGTACGCCGCGTTCTACCGGCGCGCGAAGCCGGATTTCGTGGAGCTGAAGGCGTACATGCACGTCGGCCACTCGCGGGGCCGGCTCGACCGGTCGGCGATGCCCGACCACGAGGACGTGCTCGCGTTCGCCGAGGATGTCGCCGCGCACATGCCCGAGCACGACGAGATCAAGGACGTGCCGAGCTCGCGGGTCGCGCTGCTGGCCCGCGACGCGGACACGTGGGTGCCGAAGCTGAACAAGGACACCGAGTTCTGGGAGCAGGACCCGCTCGTCGACTACTGA
- a CDS encoding DUF7544 domain-containing protein: protein MTLYALEAIDDAYRATRNLLTPIDRTLWVKLAVVVFFLGLPGVSGNSGQLGFGGDSGGGTMQPGQPFQDPGGGFWLVVGAVVLVVLLVALAFAFVGAVMEFVFVESLRRETVEIRGYWNEHWRRGGRLFGFRLVLGLVVVGSVAVLALPFLLAGLDGGPTTGGLAVGAFLLLLPLFIVLAIVVGVVDGFTTVFVVPIMLREERTVLSAWGRLWGSIRRHWTQYLAYAVAGVVLSFVGGMVVAIATGVVALVLLIPFGLLAVLGVGLFAVFEPAGLAVLAVTAVLFGLAVLAAAALVQVPVQTYLRYYALLVLGDIEPGFDVVPDQRAAVRGSDEDDEDDGTGGLRGGDGGGDGGGDGDGDGGGDDGARNDTGTAEQDDHARWRGDEDRYWSEQMAV from the coding sequence ATGACGCTCTACGCGCTGGAAGCCATCGACGACGCGTACCGGGCGACGCGGAACCTCCTCACGCCCATCGACCGGACGCTCTGGGTGAAGCTGGCCGTCGTCGTGTTCTTCCTCGGGCTGCCCGGCGTGAGCGGCAACTCCGGACAGCTCGGCTTCGGCGGGGACTCGGGCGGCGGGACGATGCAGCCAGGCCAGCCGTTCCAGGACCCCGGCGGCGGCTTCTGGCTGGTCGTCGGGGCCGTGGTGCTGGTCGTGTTGCTCGTCGCGCTCGCGTTCGCCTTCGTCGGCGCGGTGATGGAGTTCGTCTTCGTCGAGTCGCTCCGGCGCGAGACGGTCGAGATCCGGGGCTACTGGAACGAGCACTGGCGACGTGGGGGGCGGCTGTTCGGCTTCCGGCTCGTGCTCGGGCTCGTCGTCGTCGGGAGCGTCGCCGTGCTCGCGCTGCCGTTCCTCCTCGCAGGCCTCGACGGCGGACCGACGACCGGCGGGCTCGCCGTCGGCGCGTTCCTGCTGTTGCTCCCGCTCTTCATCGTGCTCGCCATCGTCGTCGGCGTGGTCGACGGGTTCACCACCGTGTTCGTCGTGCCAATCATGCTGCGCGAGGAGCGCACCGTGCTCTCGGCGTGGGGCCGGCTCTGGGGCTCCATCCGCCGCCACTGGACCCAGTACCTCGCCTACGCCGTCGCGGGCGTGGTGCTGTCGTTCGTCGGGGGGATGGTCGTCGCCATCGCCACGGGTGTCGTCGCGCTCGTCCTGCTGATTCCGTTCGGCCTGCTCGCGGTGCTCGGCGTCGGGTTGTTCGCGGTGTTCGAGCCGGCCGGGCTCGCGGTCCTCGCCGTGACGGCCGTGCTGTTCGGGCTCGCGGTCCTCGCGGCCGCCGCGCTCGTCCAGGTGCCGGTGCAGACCTATCTCCGGTACTACGCGCTGCTCGTCCTCGGTGACATCGAACCCGGCTTCGACGTGGTGCCGGACCAGCGCGCCGCGGTCCGGGGGTCCGACGAGGACGATGAGGACGACGGCACGGGCGGACTCCGGGGTGGCGATGGTGGCGGCGACGGCGGCGGTGACGGCGACGGCGACGGGGGCGGTGACGACGGGGCGCGCAACGACACCGGCACCGCCGAGCAGGACGACCACGCTCGCTGGCGCGGCGACGAGGACCGGTACTGGAGCGAACAGATGGCCGTCTGA